A window of the Chlamydiales bacterium genome harbors these coding sequences:
- a CDS encoding diguanylate cyclase — protein MLIEQDPLPTLLIAIKEQEIKQQVKDLLEQTYKIIDVASTEEALNSLCNLKIDFMIVDHAPGEALGFTLCKQVKTHKRFSYLPILLIMREYDPLFAKEALDGGVTNFLYHPLSPHAIHAAIMVAEHHKNIVLELTSFSQKLKRLAEHDPLTNFYNRYVLYDHGRKEIDKAIRGKLPLSLLMIDIDHFKEVNDLYGHLVGDEVLVQLAELILKTQRSYDLSIRFGGEEFAILLPNTSLNQASTVAEKIRLNVSKTPFITTKGIIHISISAGVAMLAPEKPRLELLLQDADEALYEAKIHGRNQVRLAS, from the coding sequence ATGTTGATAGAACAAGATCCACTACCCACTCTTCTTATTGCAATAAAAGAGCAAGAGATAAAACAGCAAGTTAAAGACTTACTTGAACAAACATATAAAATCATCGATGTAGCCTCAACAGAAGAAGCTCTTAATTCCCTTTGCAATCTAAAAATTGATTTTATGATCGTCGACCATGCTCCTGGAGAAGCTCTGGGATTTACACTATGCAAGCAAGTTAAAACTCACAAGCGCTTTTCTTATCTTCCTATACTCCTTATTATGCGCGAATATGATCCACTATTTGCAAAGGAAGCACTCGATGGTGGTGTTACAAATTTTTTATATCACCCCCTCTCTCCTCATGCAATTCATGCGGCTATCATGGTTGCAGAGCACCATAAAAATATCGTACTTGAGCTTACTTCATTTTCTCAAAAACTAAAAAGACTTGCAGAGCATGATCCTCTTACTAATTTCTACAATCGCTATGTTCTTTATGACCACGGCAGAAAAGAAATTGATAAAGCCATAAGAGGCAAACTACCTCTCTCTCTTCTCATGATCGACATAGATCACTTCAAGGAAGTCAATGATCTCTATGGCCATTTAGTTGGAGATGAAGTGCTTGTGCAACTTGCAGAGCTCATCCTTAAAACGCAGAGGAGCTACGATCTATCTATTCGCTTTGGTGGTGAAGAATTCGCTATTCTCTTGCCTAACACTTCTTTAAATCAAGCAAGCACCGTAGCAGAAAAAATCCGCTTAAATGTCTCAAAAACTCCTTTTATCACCACAAAAGGCATTATTCATATCTCTATATCCGCTGGAGTTGCTATGCTTGCCCCTGAAAAACCTCGCCTTGAATTATTATTACAAGACGCAGATGAGGCTCTCTATGAAGCAAAAATACATGGACGCAACCAAGTACGCCTTGCGTCGTAA
- a CDS encoding AURKAIP1/COX24 domain-containing protein gives MSSVKKKRKYKISKHKRKKRSRRDRHKTR, from the coding sequence ATGTCTTCTGTTAAGAAAAAACGTAAGTATAAAATATCAAAGCATAAGCGTAAGAAGAGAAGCCGAAGAGATAGGCATAAAACACGGTAG
- the mnmG gene encoding tRNA uridine-5-carboxymethylaminomethyl(34) synthesis enzyme MnmG codes for MWKFPVVYDVIVIGAGHAGCEAALAAARRGALTLILTMNLDTIGKMSCNPAIGGIAKGHMVREIDALGGEMGKATDASGIQFRMLNATKGPAVWAPRAQADKALYQLEMKHRLEKTLNLHIKQGTTESLVVDRDHVVGVTTLEGIEYTGKTVIISSGTFMRGLLHIGETNYAGGRAGDKPSIGLSASLERLGFTLGRLKTGTPPRVNRRTIDFSKCEEQPGDDNVFFSYDNIEKKHPLPQISCYITYTTEKTKEIVQNNIHRSPMYSGKIVGIGPRYCPSIEDKVMRFSDKERHQVFLEPEGLTTEEIYVNGVSSSLPFDVQLELIHSIIGLENAEIMRSAYAIEYDYVTSGQIHYSLETKKIEGLYLAGQINGTSGYEEAAAQGLIAGINAASKVLGKEPLILKRSEAYIGVMIDDLVNKGLDEPYRMFTSRAEHRLLLRQDNADLRLRRYGYELGLIDDVRFQKFLHKEKTITEEILRLGTIYKQVNGKGVSLAQALCRPETTYESLLKEYPEGIQDHGPGINLQIELNLKYAGYIKRQEREIDKLDHLENIKIPKSLDFKMVKGLRKEAIDKLCKHAPENLGQASRISGVSPADITVLMVFIKNLH; via the coding sequence ATGTGGAAGTTTCCTGTTGTTTATGACGTTATCGTGATCGGTGCGGGGCATGCAGGCTGCGAAGCAGCCCTTGCCGCCGCAAGACGAGGCGCTTTGACGCTTATCTTAACCATGAATTTAGATACGATTGGTAAGATGAGCTGCAATCCTGCAATTGGAGGTATTGCAAAGGGTCATATGGTGCGTGAAATTGACGCACTTGGTGGCGAAATGGGAAAAGCTACGGATGCAAGCGGCATACAGTTTCGTATGCTCAATGCAACAAAGGGGCCAGCTGTTTGGGCGCCAAGGGCGCAAGCTGATAAAGCTCTTTATCAGCTTGAAATGAAGCATCGTCTAGAAAAAACACTCAATTTACATATCAAGCAAGGAACAACAGAGTCTCTAGTTGTAGATAGAGATCATGTTGTAGGTGTCACTACACTAGAGGGTATTGAATACACTGGAAAGACAGTTATTATATCTTCTGGCACATTCATGAGAGGTCTTCTTCATATTGGAGAGACGAATTATGCAGGTGGAAGGGCTGGAGATAAGCCTTCTATTGGTTTGTCTGCAAGTTTAGAGCGTCTTGGATTTACACTTGGTAGATTGAAGACCGGAACGCCTCCAAGAGTCAATAGACGCACAATTGATTTTAGCAAGTGTGAAGAGCAACCAGGTGATGACAACGTATTTTTCTCCTATGACAACATAGAGAAAAAGCATCCTCTGCCCCAAATATCTTGTTACATCACCTACACGACAGAAAAAACAAAAGAAATCGTTCAAAATAATATCCACAGATCTCCTATGTATTCTGGAAAGATTGTGGGTATAGGTCCTAGATATTGTCCATCTATAGAAGATAAAGTGATGCGTTTTTCTGATAAAGAACGCCATCAAGTCTTTCTAGAGCCAGAGGGTCTTACAACAGAAGAAATTTATGTCAATGGAGTCTCATCTTCACTGCCCTTTGATGTGCAACTAGAGCTTATTCATAGCATCATTGGCTTAGAGAATGCAGAAATTATGCGCTCTGCTTATGCTATCGAATATGATTATGTGACTAGTGGACAGATTCATTATTCTTTGGAGACAAAAAAAATAGAAGGTCTCTATTTAGCAGGTCAAATCAATGGAACATCAGGGTATGAAGAAGCTGCAGCACAAGGCCTGATTGCAGGCATTAATGCTGCTAGTAAAGTACTTGGAAAGGAGCCCTTAATTTTAAAGCGCTCAGAGGCTTATATAGGTGTAATGATCGACGATCTTGTAAATAAAGGACTTGATGAGCCCTACCGTATGTTTACAAGTAGGGCAGAGCACAGGTTGCTTCTTCGTCAAGATAATGCGGATTTGCGTCTGCGTCGTTATGGTTATGAGCTTGGCCTTATTGATGATGTGCGCTTTCAAAAGTTCCTTCATAAGGAAAAGACAATCACAGAGGAAATTTTACGCCTTGGTACTATTTACAAGCAAGTTAATGGAAAAGGTGTTTCTTTGGCGCAAGCTCTTTGCAGACCTGAAACAACTTATGAAAGTTTACTTAAAGAATATCCTGAAGGTATACAAGATCATGGACCTGGTATTAATTTACAAATCGAATTGAATTTGAAGTATGCAGGTTATATTAAAAGGCAAGAAAGAGAGATTGATAAATTAGATCATCTTGAAAATATTAAAATTCCAAAATCGCTAGATTTTAAAATGGTCAAGGGCCTTCGAAAAGAAGCTATTGATAAACTCTGCAAACATGCACCTGAAAATTTAGGGCAAGCCTCTCGTATTTCCGGTGTATCTCCTGCTGATATAACCGTATTAATGGTTTTTATCAAGAATCTGCATTAA